In the Brassica napus cultivar Da-Ae chromosome A7, Da-Ae, whole genome shotgun sequence genome, one interval contains:
- the LOC106352620 gene encoding cyclin-dependent protein kinase inhibitor SMR10: MSFADAGSRPSDQNNLRETELGFLRVPSLGFPDRSVRELGQDQDLDITNCSPEGVKVKKEEEEDCCKTPTRLDQILPAIPQTCPPAPRKPKGVPSRSLKVRNYYKSRRMIILNVSREFDCMFHSTSLCNNIKKARHI, from the coding sequence ATGAGCTTCGCTGATGCTGGAAGTCGTCCCTCCGATCAAAACAATCTCCGAGAAACAGAACTAGGGTTCCTTCGTGTACCCTCTCTAGGGTTTCCAGACCGGAGCGTTCGAGAATTAGGACAAGATCAAGATCTAGACATAACCAATTGCTCACCGGAAGGAGTAAAAgtaaagaaggaagaagaagaagattgctGTAAGACTCCGACACGTCTTGATCAAATTCTCCCGGCGATCCCACAAACCTGTCCGCCGGCGCCGAGGAAACCTAAGGGAGTCCCGTCGAGGAGTTTGAAGGttagaaattattataaaagCAGGAGAATGATCATTCTGAATGTTTCTAGAGAATTCGATTGTATGTTTCATTCAACATCTCTGTGTAACAATATTAAAAAGGCCAGACATATTTGA
- the LOC125576147 gene encoding uncharacterized protein LOC125576147, producing the protein MKIKHQGTARVKRAQLQRLRKTFETLEMRFGEGVAGYFVRLMEFTNDMRNCGEGMDDVKIVEKLLRSLTENFNFLVCSIEESKEIDRITVDELKRHYKSMKVRSLREEVKNKSNKWKMNQGMVEEEEDGTIREEETTLEDEGEADPL; encoded by the coding sequence ATGAAGATCAAGCATCAAGGGACTGCTAGAGTGAAGCGAGCACAACTTCAAAGACTTCGTAAAACTTTTGAAACTTTGGAGATGCGTTTTGGTGAAGGAGTTGCAGGGTACTTTGTGAGACTTATGGAGTTCACAAATGACATGAGGAACTGTGGGGAAGGAATGGATGATGTGAAGATCGTGGAGAAGCTTCTGAGAAGTCTCACTGAAAACTTCAATTTCTTGGTATGCTCTATTGAAGAATCAAAGGAAATTGATAGGATCACAGTAGACGAGCTTAAGCGCCACTACAAATCCATGAAAGTAAGGTCACTGAGGGAAGAAGTGAAGAACAAGTCTAACAAGTGGAAAATGAACCAAGGAAtggtagaggaagaggaagatggaACAATCAGAGAGGAAGAAACAACTTTAGAGGACGAGGGAGAGGCCGATCCTTTGTGA